The genome window cccaTTCTAAATCACATTTAAATGTTCAGAGTTTGTAGTCACGTTAACTCTTCTGctcacagtgtgtctgtgtggttggttggAAGGAACAGCTAGTGTTAATGAATGCAAAAACATTTCCATAAAATATTCAAAGAAGACCCATTATTGCTGTGGCTGTTTCATCTTTGCTGCTAAACTTCAATCCGTTTTGCATTTAAAATGCATTAAATGCCTTTGGTAATCTAGTCTAATCTGCAAAGCAAAATTTTTTGTCAAACTGGTTTTgacttatattattattattattaaacacAAAAATATGTAACATCATTTTATGATGGTAATTTTTTAAAATGTCTCTGTTATAATTAGAATCCTTGCTCATCAAGTACTTAAAACACGCATGTTATTGTATTGTTTATCAGAGCCTTTAATCTTATTCTCTGTACGAATCTTAAACAAATTACTCCAAAAACACAGAATTAGTGTCAACGCAATTGTAAAACTGTGTTCAAATGTTCTTTTTTTTACTGAGCTAAATATATGTTAATAATGAGATAATATCTAAATACTATGTCTTTAAACTGTAACATTTCTATGTCTTTAAAGCCACATTGCAGGGTCTTATCTTCAGCCCTGACACTCTGTTTGAGATCTACTCCTATGAGCCGTGCTGTCTGAAGGGCTGTTTCTACCATGAATAATGTTCCTTAtgtgtactgtctgtgtctgtgttaatACCATGAATAATGTTCCTTAtgtgtactgtctgtgtctgtgttaacACCATGAGTAGTGTTCTATGTGTACTGTGCTGCGGCTGTGTTAATACCATGAATAACGCCTCCTTCCGTCTAATGCAGTACGGGGAGGTGCAGACGGATGAAGGCCCTTTATGAGAACTGTCAGTACCAGTGCTACCACAGAGTGACCTGTCCTCTGACGACGGTTAAACACACCTCTCCACAGAGTGACCTGTCCACTGACGAGGTTAAACACACCTCTCCACAGAGTGACCTGTCCACTGACGAGGTTAAACACACCTCTCCACAGAGTGACCTGTCCTCTGACGAGGTTAAACACACCTCTCCACAGAGTGACCTGTCCACTGACGAGGTTAAACACACCTCTCCACAGAGTGACCTGTCCACTGACGAGGTTAAACACACCTCTCCACAGAGTGACCTGTCCTCTGACGAGGTTAAACACACCTCTCCACAGAGTGACCTGTCCACTGACGAGGTTAAACACACCTCTCCACAGAGTGACCTGTCCACTGACGAGGTTAAACACACCTCTCCACAGAGTGACCTGTACACTGACGAGGTTAAACACACCTCTCCACAGAGTGACCTGTCCACTGAAGAGGTTAAACACACCTCTCCACAGAGTGACCTGTCCACTAATGAGGTTAAACACACCTCTCCACAGAGTGACCTGTCCACTGAAGAGGTTAAACACACCTCTCCACACAGTGACCTGTCCACTGAAGAGGTTAAACACACCTCTCCACACAGTGACCTGTCAACTGAAGAGGTTAGACAAACCTCACACTTACATATATTGCTTACTACTGTACATGTGTACCAAGTTTcatgctttaaaaaaaagtgtaCATTATTTTCTATATTATCTATAGCTCAAATACAATTTCAACTGTTTGAATGTTCAACATATTGTGTCTGAAAGACTTATGATAGGCTCACGATAATAGAATCATATTAATTTGCTAATGTACAATTAATTTCAGAAGCCAACAGAGGACAGTAAATctactgacacagaggagagtccAGAGGGAGAAAAATGTGAAAAGGAGGAGACTGCAATATCTGAGAACTCCACCGAGGAACAAGGTGATAACAAGGAAGAGTCTACTGAAACCACAGAGGAACAAGGTGATAACAAGGAAGATATCACTAAAACCACAGAGGAACAAGGTGATAACAAGGAAGAGAATACTAAAACCACAGATGAACAAGGTGATAACAAGGAAGAGTCTGCTAAGACCACAGAGGAACAAGGTGATAACAAGGAAGATATCACTAAAACCACCGAGGAACAAGGTGATAACAAGGAAGAGAATACTAAAACCACCGAGGAACAAGGTGATAACAAGGAAGATATCACTAAAACCACAGAGGAACAAGGTGATAACAAGGAAGATATCACTAAAACCACAGATGAACAAGGTGATAACAAGGAAGATATCACTAAAACCACAGATGAACAAGGTGATAACAAGGAAGATATCACTAAAACCACAGAGGAACAAGGTGATAACAAGGAAGATATCACTAAAACCACAGAGGAACAAGGTGATAACAAGGAAGATATCACTAAAACCACCGAGGAACAAGGTGATAACAAGGAAGATATCACTAAAACCACAGAGGAACAAGGTGATAACAAGGAAGATATCACTAAAACCACAGAGGAACAAGGTGATAACAAGGAAGATATCACTAAAACCACAGATGAACAATGTGATAACAAGGAAGATATCACTAAAACCACAGAGGAACAAGGTGATAACAAGGAAGAGTCTACTAGGACCACAGAGGAACAAGGTGATAACAAGGAAGAGTCTACTAGAACCACAGAGGAGGACTCAGACAGTGTGGTTGGGGAGAAGAGCCTGCAGACCAAGCAACAGGGAAGTCTGGAGAACCTGGTCCTGGAGAAATgaaggatggagaggagaaggaggaggaggcatcGGATGAGGCTGAGGAGGTTGGAGAAGCAGGGGATGACGGCCCATCTTCAACAGATggaaaagaggagaaagagaaagtggaTAGAGGAGGACGAGATGATTCATACCATGTGGAGAAAAAAGATGAGGAGGAAGTAGACAAGGAACCTGGAACTGAGACAGATtctgagacagaggagggaggaagtagaCAAGGAACCTGGAACTGAGACAGATtctgagacagaggagggaggaagtagaCAAGGAACCTGGAACTGAGACAGATGAGGGAGGAAGTAGACAAGGAACCTGGAactgagacagaggagggaggaagtagaCAAGAAACCTGGAactgagacagaggagggaggaagtagaCAAGGAACCTGGAactgagacagaggagggaggaagtagaCAAGGAACCTGGAactgagacagaggagggaggaagtagaCAAGAAACCTGGAactgagacagaggagggaggaagtagaCAAGGAACCTGGAactgagacagaggagggaggaagtagaCAAGGAACCTGGAACTGAGACAGATtctgagacagaggagggaggaagtagaCAAGGAACCTGGAactgagacagaggagggaggaagtagaCAAGGAACCTGGAactgagacagaggagggaggaagtagaCAAGGAACCTGGAactgagacagaggagggaggaagtagaCAAGAAACCTGGAactgagacagaggagggaggaagtagaCAAGGAAGATGGAGGGTGATGCTTCAGAGacaggagaagacagagaggtgaagggagagaaggatggaggtaAAAAGGAGGAGAAGGATGATGCAGCtactcttcttttttttaaagataccAAAACAGACAAGTCTgcaaaggagaaaggagaggggggtGACAAAGAGGAGAGAAATGGGGAGAATCAGAATCCGATTCCAGTGAAGAAGAAGAAACGGGGAAAGAGAACAGAGACCAGGTAAAAGGTTCTGATGAGAAAAGTCAACAAGCAAAGAAGAGTTAAAGTGTTGTTTAAGAA of Salvelinus alpinus chromosome 4, SLU_Salpinus.1, whole genome shotgun sequence contains these proteins:
- the LOC139572423 gene encoding uncharacterized protein DDB_G0286299-like — its product is MNSEKPNFLSQPVVKNIFVYRNGDPFYEARRLVVNQKRVSNFDTFLRDVTGGVQAPFGAVRNIYTPRMGHRVACLDHLQSGEQYVAAGREKFKKLDYSQIGSKKKRMLLTTSGQPYPQAKPVPQSRIIVSARFLKPIKEPCSIFVVANGDVLNPALRLLIPQRILGQYDRVLEMITDKMGLRILGCVRSLYTFDGNHVNDGKDLESGQFYVAVGRDKFKRLPYSDLLFTKPRGIRRTTGSKASSLPPIYTSGKQNRNSLAVHHSKSMWRCREPADSKISAHDTDRTLSFVRQISQQRLMTLRKRRSGLSISLGTQDNATLQGLIFSPDTLFEIYSYEPTGRCRRMKALYENCQYQCYHRVTCPLTTVKHTSPQSDLSTDEVKHTSPQSDLSTDEVKHTSPQSDLSSDEVKHTSPQSDLSTDEVKHTSPQSDLSTDEVKHTSPQSDLSSDEVKHTSPQSDLSTDEVKHTSPQSDLSTDEVKHTSPQSDLYTDEVKHTSPQSDLSTEEVKHTSPQSDLSTNEVKHTSPQSDLSTEEVKHTSPHSDLSTEEKPTEDSKSTDTEESPEGEKCEKEETAISENSTEEQGDNKEESTETTEEQGDNKEDITKTTEEQGDNKEENTKTTDEQGDNKEESAKTTEEQGDNKEDITKTTEEQGDNKEENTKTTEEQGDNKEDITKTTEEQGDNKEDITKTTDEQGDNKEDITKTTDEQGDNKEDITKTTEEQGDNKEDITKTTEEQGDNKEDITKTTEEQGDNKEDITKTTEEQGDNKEDITKTTEEQGDNKEDITKTTDEQCDNKEDITKTTEEQGDNKEESTRTTEEQGDNKEESTRTTEEDSDSVVGEKSLQTKQQGSLENLVLEK